In the genome of Zygosaccharomyces rouxii strain CBS732 chromosome G complete sequence, the window GATTCGGGGGCGGCATCCAACCTCAATTGACTGGCGGGTTCCAACAACCTCAGCCTAGCGGTGGGTTCCAGCAACCTCAACCTACTGGCGGATTCCAGCAACCCCAGCCTAGTGGTGGGTTCCAGCAACCTCAACCAAGCGGTGGGTTCCAGCAGCCTCAGCCAAGCGGTGGGTTCCAGCAGCCTCAGCCAAGCGGTGGATTCCAGCAGCCTCAGCCAAGCGGTGGATTCCAGCAGGCTCAACCAAGCGGTGGATTCCAACAACCTCAACCTACTGGCGGGTTGCAGCCACAATCGACAGGTCCCCTTCAACCTCAAGGGACAGGCTTTGGACAACAAGGCGGCGGTGTTCCACCATTGCAGCCTCAAGGGACTGGTTCATTCAATGGGAACTTGCCTCAACAACCTAATGGCGGGTTCCAAGGTGTGCCTCCACCTCAACAACAACCCCAACTTACCGGTGGTCTCATGCCTCAAGCAACAGGTGGTGCATCTACTGCTGTGCCCATCCAACAAACTGGTTTATCCACCCAATCTACTGGTTTCTTACCACCATCTGGGTTCAACCCAACCCAACCTTTGAGTGCTCAAAAGACAGGATTtggtaataatgaaatCTATACGCAATCTAGTTTCAGTCAAGATTTCAATGGtcaaaatttggatgatattTTACCAGAGGAGAAGTCATTGTTCTataaaatctttcaaaCTTATGACACTGACAAGAGAGGAATACTGGATGCATCAAAGGCTGTTGAGATTTTCAGGAAGTCCGGTTTGAACAGAGGTGATCTAGAGCACATTTGGGCATTGTGTGATATCAATAACACCGGTCAATTAAACAAACAAGAGTTTGCTCTGGGTATGCATTTGGTTTATAGGAAATTAAACGGTTTCCAGCTACCTAATAGATTGCCTCTGAATTTGATTCCCTCTAGTACCAAGATTTTGGATGACGTTAAAAATCAAATTAAGAGTAGTGTTGGAACGGAAGATAGACGTTCTTCTACCAAGACCGATGCATTAAGCTATAAAAAcaatgatgacgaagatgtCTTACCAAGCTTCAGAAATCGTCGTAAAGTTTTTGGAGCCAATGCGCCACCTGCAACTACCAATCAAGATGCATCTGCTCCTGCTGCGTCAGCGTCAGCGTCAGCTGCCTCTCAACAAGCAAAGCCAAATGTTTCAGATTTAAAGAGGGCCATTAATGAGAGGAGACAACGTTTAGATACCGAAAAAGCTCGGTTGCAGACAACTActagtgatgatgatttgagattcatttcatctttgaaatcacAAATTGGAGAACTACCCTCAATATCTGTAGTTAATGACTCGGTACCAGCCGATCTGAAAGAAAGATATGAAACTCTTCTGGTTAAACTTCCTAACTTGTTTGTCCAAATTGATGAGATAGACACGCAAATAAGAAACGCTAAATTGCAACTGTTTAAGATGAAGAACCCTTTTTCAATCAGTGGATCAGGTCCTAACGGGGAGATTACTGATGAGGATAGAAAGAAGGCTAAGAGTAAAGCTTTGTTGAAATCGAGAATGAACGCTCTAACAGGTAAGCCTTCAGGACCAATTGGTTCCTTTGAAGAGGAGGAGGTCAAATATAATGAAGAGATTAAGAAGATTAACGCTGGTTGTAACAGTAACAAAGAGATTATCGGGGACATCAAAAGTTCTATTGCTGATATTGCTGCATCCTTAGAGTCTGGTTTGAGTGGCGGTAGTATCCATGCCAACCCCGGTGATTTCGAGGTGTGGGAATTCGGCACTCGTTTGGAACCTGAAGTTCGCGACTTTGTTTATAGTTTGAGAACTAAGACATCTCAGCGGGAACAAGGAAATTCGAGCACTGTGAGTGCCGAAGCCAACTACTCTCAACAAAACTATTCTCAGCCAGCTGCTCAAGATGTTTCCAGGCAGACATATGGCAACTTACCACAATCTACTTCTAACGGGTATTCTCAACAGCCAGTAGACAATAATTCAACACCTGTGACAAGTAGTAACAGCCAAAGTTATAACTTCACCGATCCGTCAGGCAATTACCGTTCTCAAGCCACAGTAAACAGTTACTCGTATTCTTCCAATGGCAATCGATCAGACAATTATAATAGTGGTGGATCGAACCAAACTAGTAGACAACCTTCATATGCTGGAGGTACTTCTCATAATCAGCCATCCTCTAACGAAGTGGTAAATGGTGACGATggagaagatgaagaggagaaaCAATTGAGggataaattggaaatgtTGAAgctcaagaagaagagtgagaaggagaaaagaTTGGCCGATCTACGTAGGCAGATAGAGGAGGCTAAAgctgatggtgatgaagaagcagaagTTGCGGCATTACAAAATGTTGCCAATCAACGCTCTACTTCTAGTATAAGCATCTCACAGGACCCCGCTCCAAGCGCTGCATCACCAGCTTTGAATCAAGGACGCGATGGTCATCCAAATGTTAATTCATCTCACCCATCCTATGGTAGCGCACCTGCTGCACATGCTGGCGTCAACGCAACTCGTTCATCAACGGTTATGTCGGCATCTCCAGTTTCGTCAGTAGCATCACCCCAGCCATCTGGTCAGGGTGGTAGaaatgcatttttcaaacaGACTCCATCTACGAGTTCTTCGTTTGACCTGAGGGCCGCTGAGACTCAGAGAAGGTTACAAAGAGGtttggatgatgatgaaagcGAAGGCTGGTCGGATGATGACAATGCTAATGCACAAACCGCTTCACCTCCAAAGGAACCTGTCCCAAGCGCTCCATATCAACAAGCACCAACACCAGTAGCTCCTGCTCCTGTTGCACCGGCTCCCGTTGCACCGGCTCCCGTTGCACCTTCCAATGAGGAACCAAAGCCAATGGCGCCTAGTCTGCCGCAGGTGAAAGATGATGGTCCACCAGTGCCCGTAGCTCCACCGCTACCACAGGTGCAGCACCAAGGACCACCAGTACCAGTTGCCCCTCCATTACCACAAATGCAATCCGAAAGTAAACCATTCTTCGCCggaccaccaccattgaTGCccaatgaagatgaaaacGGCGGGCATGGTCATGGTCATGGCCATGAGGAGGAAAAACATTATGCGGATGAAAACGACGACGATGACGACTCATTGTCAATTCCGGAATCTGTCGGCTCTGATGAGGACAACTTCGAGATGGCTCATTCAGCGCCAAGTAATATCCCACCACCTCCACCATTACCATAGAAAAAGATACAAAACAGAAAAACAATTGATAATTGTTTCTCATTCCATTCCTGTGTAAGTCTACTATATACATAGCTGTTAAAAACAATATCAACTACCCATAGGATCTGCtagttcatcatcttcttggcTTTGATCCCGATGGTTCTTGTCATCTTCTCGAGACGGTAGCTGTCTCTCACCTGGAACTAATACTTTATCcttatccaattcttcccTTACAGCTTCCCTATAATCCCAGTCGTCGTCCCTGGGTTCATAGAGAGCATGGTCAACTCTTATGCGTCTACCGGCAACAATAGCACCGTTCAAATTGTCCACTGCAAGAACAGTTGATCTCTGATCTTCGTATTTTAAGTATGCAAATCCTCTTGATTCACCATTCTCTCTATCCCTAACCAGTTTTAAGTCCACCGGAACCCCATACTGTGAGAAGACTGTAAGTACATCTGCCTCTGTAAGCTCTTTGTGGAGTCCTCCTATAAAGATGTAAGCTTGGTTTCTATACTCGTAGTGCCAAGATTGTTCATGAGTCAAGATTCCCTGTGACAATTCCGCCTCATTGATCCTTTCAATAGCTTTTATTTGGTTCATCTGGCACTTTCTACACCCTTTCTTTACCCCTGTAAGAAAGGTAAAGGTGAACCAGCCTTCAAGGAGCACCAACTCATTTTAGTGCAGTTTATCAACATCAAAGCCATCCCCATAATCAACATCAACGATAATGTTGAGAACTTATAACGCTCCTTTGGTACGGATCTATTGGAAAATACTATCAAGACCAGCAAGAACTGGATTAGATATATGTAAGCCGGTAGTCGATGGTTACGTTCAACAGGGATCTGTTAGAACATTTATTCCATCAAGTAGATTGAATAAAATGAGTGATCCCCGATTTGACGAATTAACACCTTGCGACGTTTCTGATGGTCTTTTAAACAAGTACAAGATCGATAATGGTGGTTACTTACCCAATTTAACCCAATGGTCAGGTCATTCGAAAGGTACTATCCATGGAAAAGCATATACGGTCCTATTCGCTCCTGCTAATGATACAAGACCGTCGGTCAATTACATTGACTCGGTTCCACAAGGTGCATTTCTTGTCATTGCCTTGACAAGAGATTTACAATTACCTTATGCACCATATGTTAAGCCTACGCAGGCCGTTTATGGTGGATTGATGTCCACCAGGGCTCAGTATTTGAAAGCGGCAGGTACGTTGGTGTTCGGTCGCATTAGAGATTTAAAAGAGCACAAGAGTTTGGAGCACCCTGTCTTTAGCTATGGAGTGGGATCGTGTGCTGCAAAGGCAGCGGTAAAGCCCATTGGTATTAATGTACCATTAGAAATTTTAACCAGTAACGGAGAAGTGGAAATTATTAAACCAGGTGATTATATGGTAGGTGACGCTAATGGTATCGTCAAGGTTCCATCGGAGGTTGAATTGGATTCACTAGTTGGCTATGTCAGAAAATCTGTTGAAGCTGATGAACTAGTAACGACAGATATCAAAAATGGTAGACCTGCAAAGGAAGCACAAAAGGATCGCAGGGCGACCttaaagaattatttgTGATTTAAATAAATCTATATGTTACATACATGCGATGTTGCATGCTCATGAATGAATCCTTTCAACTTAGTTAATCAACCATCGGTGAAAGTACGGCCATTCCAAGCGAATGAGATTGAATCTAAGAAGTCTTGCTCCTCTGGTGTAAATTGGATTAAGGTACTAACACTGTTTCTGCCATCCGCTGTATCTTCAACAGCAGACGCACAGAATGCACTATCACCACATTCTCTCAATTGCAACCATGTCGACTTCTCACTGTCGGGAATGATCATAGCTTGAATGTGAAGAGGTGCAGCATACACTTGCTTTGTAGTTTCAACATCTCCGTATCTTGCCATAAAATAATCTGGTAATCTTTGGAAATCCATTTCAGCGCCGTGAGGTACCTTGCAGGTACTTAATCCACCGTTTGTCCATACCAATTGATGAGCTTCCTTGGTTAGTGAATAAAACGTATGTGCCAATTGAGATCCACAAATCGTGTATGAAGTTTGGGTCAACGCCTCCATCGGCTTATCTTCAATAAGACCAATGACGCCTGCGTCCTGAGGGTAGATAGCGTAATTTTTACCTGCATATAATTGACCTAACCAAAAGAATTCCTTATCGCCATGAACACAACCTTGGATTTTAGTATCTAAATTTATCATGAAGGAAAATAGTAATCCgccaaaatttttaaccTTGTTAACTGGTACCAATCCACTATCCACATGATGAAGCACACCATCGTGGAAAAATCTGCGGTAAACTGAAGCGGCTTCGGTTTGTGGTAGTTCTTTCTGTGTGGATTCAAACAAGAGTTTAGTCCCCATCAATTTATTCTCCTCATGAGAGGGTTCTAATCCAGCTAAAGTTTCGAGGCAGTACCCATATGTATGTTCATCCATCATCGCTctatctttgaaaagagcCATACCTGTAGCTCGATACTGAGGTTCCTTGAAGAATTCCTCCACATCAACAAAGGGGACTGTGTCAACATCGAGTAAAAGcacttcttcaaaagtattaAATAATGCCGCCAGCCATTTGTTGACAAATTTCTCAACGTTATTTTGGGTGAATTCTTTTATCAAAATGGTGCTACAATCTATCAGTGTAACCTCTTGGTCTGTATCTCTAGCATATTGAGACAATTGGTCGACTTGGGCTCTCGTAAATTCGAATCCAGATGTAACCACTTGAATCGGCAAAGTGTTATTCAATTTGCTTAGCACCCTCAACTGTCTGTGAAATAGTGTTAATTCCGTTGGGTTAAAAGTGGCAGCAATACCTTTACCCTTAGataatttgatccaattattccaaaaatttgcATAAGTATCTTGTGCCACAGCTggcattttcaattctttcccTCTACGCAAATCGTACATCTTGGGCCATACTAGATTACCTTGTTGTAAGAAGGGGAACATCCTTTCGATGAAATCCTCTGGGGAACCCAGTTTATCCTCAGATACCAAACTATCCATGTTCATAACATCTTTTACTTTGAGTCCACCAGAAATAAAACAGTGATCGAACAATCTTACACGCTCACCGAGTAATGATGCTAACATGTCATTAGCTTCTTCACTACTGTGATATTTCGTCATCTGTTGATTGTTCCAACCCTTGTGAGCCACATAAATTGCATCAATCATATATCTACATTTCATATCCAGTGGagcatcttccaatttcacTAAAAGATTTTGTTCTGCCTCTGATACTTTATTATCTTCCTTTCCCCACGGTAGTAGATCAAATGGACTACGAGAATTCTTGGATCCATTGACAAGTTCTAAAGTATGTTTACGACGATTGTCAATCCAGCTAAATGCTGATAGGGCATTAGCACGTCTTCTGCCGGACACATTGGGACCAAGTCCTGTTTCTAGTTTGAACTGTGATCTTGAACTGGCGGTGGTAATAGAATAGACGATTAGGACAAAGATGATTAAGAAAGCATAGCGTCTAAGTGACCGAGGGTGTAAGAATCGTTTAATCATCTTGAACCAGATCCTTCTCTAATCatcttattttttctttttacgATATCCACAAGGTTTAAACTGATGTTCACTTATTGTGCTTATCTctatgaaaaattgaaccCAAAGGGTTCGCGACAGGTTCAAATCGAAGTTGGTAAAGGAGGACCCCATAAGAACCGTTTTAAATAATGGAAGACGAGTTTGACGTTTCCCATTGTGGATAAAAAGTATTTTATATCAAAGCATTGGACAGGATGTGTCTCGTTGATATGATTAAGAGGGAGTTATTTCAGTAAAAGATGGATCAAGGGCGTTCTGGATCGTATATACTTGGAACAACTTGGCAGATAGACTATCAAATACTCGAGGTTTAAACCTTCTTATATTGTGGACATTTAGATTAAAGGTAGAAAATTAAGTCTTGGTGTAAATCACAGAATGTTCTATTGTTCCTCGAGAAATATCAAGGCGGATATTGACGTATAATGGGAGTGTAACAGTGATGCCGCTAAAATTAGACGACCTTCGGAGTTTCTATGGattagaaaaaataaatgcTTCCAACCAGATTCGAACTGATGATCTCCACATTACTAGTGTGGCGCCTTACCAACTTGGCCATAGAAGCTACTTTCTATGATTCCCTTTGGGGAAGGGTGTCATACACACTTACTTCAGTTTGTCACGTCTTGGAattacttcttctttatatTGTATTAATACATATAGATATTAGCCGCCTGAAACACCACACTATATTCACAATGGTTCTGAAGTTTTTGTCCACTTTCTCCCATGTTTAATCGAGTTCCTTTATATTCTGATCACGTGACCATGTTGGTTAGCCACCACCACAGTTTTGTTCCAGTCAGTTCTAATAACGAAGGGCTCAAGACCGTTTACTCGAAAGCTTACCTGCTTACCAAATCCTCTTAAGGAGCAAAGGGTCGTTGTTTTTTCTAGATATATATAACTGATTAGTACTCGTGTTATACTCTTATGTAAACATTGTAGACAGGTATTCGTCTTACACCTAACAATGGCACTCATACCAATGTCCGAGGATACTGATGCTGTGAACATTTCACAgtatttacaagatttgaTTTCGTCAAATTCTGAACTAGGTTCAAGACTGTTGTCGCTGCTGCTGGTCAGTAGTGGCAATGGTAAGGAAATAATGGATGCAATAAATAAAGGAGATCTTGGTTCTATCAGAAACTTGGACTTGGCGGTTGACCTCAAGATGCCcaatggtggtgaaaataGAGATATCAAGACTAGTAATGCAAGACAACAGCTAGCGTTAATCAGCAATGGCGGAAAATcgcaacaacaagaacaaccGTCGTTCCAAAAATCACAAGGACAAGCACAAGAGGAAAACGGTACTGATAGTTCAAGCGACACTCTTAATAATCCTAAGGGagagaagaggaaaaaaaatacagaAGCGTCTGCAAGATTTCGTATACGTAAAAAGcagaaagaacaagaaagattgaataaattgaaGGAGCTTAACATTAAGATCACCGGACTATATAAACGTATTGACGTACTGCTGGAAGAAAATCAACATTGGAAACAAAAACTAGAAGAACTAAACGAAAGGAAATCCAGGGAAATGTTGGATCGTATCAGAAAACGGAATGCGAATTCTCCACTATGATAGAAATAACGATAAAATAATTACGAGtttgttgttattgttgctcttctctttgttcttttttcgttctttgttctttaaaTTGTTTTAGCATTTATCTGCCAATGAATTCATATTCTATCCATTAATACTTTTGTTAATTTTTAAACACTAAGAATCTAGTCTACTCTGGTAATGGGAAATCCTCTCTGCccatttctttgaaataataACACGTTTGAGTcttaaattttttaaatCATCCTTGGAGCACCAACCTGAATCCTTAAAGTTTTTTTCTATTATAGCCAATCTCTCATCTTCAACCTGTTGTTGTTTCACGAGCACACGGATATAATCCGTTAAACTCATCATCTCCGGTTTTTCAGTACTAATATTCGTATTCGTAAACTCAtcactactactattattattatgggcatttttaaaattgcCTGACCTGGCGCCTGCGTCgtttcttgtaaatacCTCGTCCAATGAAATGTTGGATTGAATTTGTATCGGTGTACAACCCTCCGTCCTCAAATCATCTGTAACTGTAATAACAGGGACTGTTTTCGTTAACTTATCTAAATCAACCGTAATATCGGACTTCATAGAATCCGGACTTCCTGATGGATGGAGACTGTTACTAAGGTAATTCGTCTTTTCTTTCGGCATGGAATCGCCGGTGGATTTCCATTCCATTCCAAGACCCATAGTAGGTTGTGGAGTTTCATTGAATTGATTTGGGTGACCTTGGGAATTTCTTGGCCAATGATTACTCTTAGGTGACATTATGGTAGATGTAGAAATTGGTGTAACATTTCCTGATGAACTACTGTTGATATTATTGACACCTGAATCAAGAACCCCGGCCAGCGAGTTTCTTGGTATATTACTTCCTCCCCtgttgaaaatattttcaaacgattgtcgttgttgttgctgttgttgctgttgttgttgttgttgttgttgttgtgggtattgttgttgtgggtattgttgttgttgctgctgatgctgatgctgctgctgttgttgttgttgttgcgCAAATTTATAATCTGATCTTAGTGAAGTGGAGGAAACTGCTTTTCTCATGGAACCACCGCTACTCATTATTCTGGAGAATCCTCTTTTAACTTTAGATCCAATGGAAGGATTTCTTGACGTGGTTCTACCCAATTTTGTCACGTAGTTCATACTATCATCGTCATCTGGTAAAATCGAACGCTCTGATGGCCAATAATCAGTATCATCAGTAGAATTAGAGAAAATTCTATCCCTAGGCGGTGTTCTCTGAATAGGATCTGCCATTTCGAAAAACGCTGATTGCTGTAGAATTGGCGTTGATGAAGCACTGTTCCCGCTTGTGCCATTCCCCACTATACTAACACCACCAGGACCTGTAGCCACTacatttcttcttgaatttttacGCAGTATTGCACTTGAAGCTCTTCTTAGTAATGGGGTTCTTTTCGCTTCTACATCTCTCCCATAAATATTGTTTGAACTCGAATTTGGTGTGTTCATTACCGTTGTTGGTGtagtaccaccaccttcCAGTGATAGAGAAGTGGAAATCAGATTGGAATTCGAATTAGATCTTGACCTCGATCTTGATTTGAAACTCATTTTAGGCGAAGGAATCTTTTGGAAGAACTCTTCGCTGACAGAAGTATCTGAATGGGAACTGTTTGAAGATGAGCTAGTACTGAATTTTCTTGATGGTTTCCTAATGTCGAAAAATTGTGCTAGGTGAGCTTCGCTACTAGtagtattattactactgCTATTACTTGTATCCGCATTGCCATCATCAATAGCTTTATTCAAAGTTGGCAAAATGTGCTGGAACGAATTCGCATTTGAACTACTCTGAGAACGAAATTCACTAACAGGCCTAACTAACGTTCCAGCATCAAATTCCG includes:
- the PAN1 gene encoding actin cytoskeleton-regulatory complex protein PAN1 (some similarities with uniprot|P32521 YIR006C Saccharomyces cerevisiae PAN1 Part of actin cytoskeleton-regulatory complex Pan1p-Sla1p-End3p), which translates into the protein MYNPYQNTGYFQQQPQQQQQQQQQQHSFGQQNPQASGFGGMPGSLSSTPMNFPQLQAQQQPSRFGGANTAVNPTGMSNLMPQSQSSFGSQQNTGMMGMPGPSNTASATSNQGNFVNQPQQQHPQSTGYFQSNALPLQQPQLQSQPTGFQNPLLSNPTGGMQPLLPQSTGFYHPTGGMPQAPLEPLKPTATGLVNSFANGGLNHDIKIPARRLSFITSNDQAKFETLFRSIVPKGSNTISGEDCKKIFLKSGLQASELAKIWKLSDTTRAGELLFPEFALAMHLVNDVLQGDSIPYELDTKTKNEVGSFVDAINLSIARGDGDPGPKTPFDDLMMGGLKPQSTGFMPPTSFGMPLQGQVTGGGAGLLNPQRTGFMPQTSFGMPMQPTGGAQFNPMGNMGGNAGVGIQSTGFMPQTSFGAPLQSQLTGGAVQRQPTGGFQNNFMPNMQPQNTGGFAALQPQKIQPQATGSLLPQGTGGLRPQTTGSFQQQQQQQQQLGGFQPQPTGGFQPQPTDGFQPQLNGGLQPQGTGGFQQQGFGGGIQPQLTGGFQQPQPSGGFQQPQPTGGFQQPQPSGGFQQPQPSGGFQQPQPSGGFQQPQPSGGFQQPQPSGGFQQAQPSGGFQQPQPTGGLQPQSTGPLQPQGTGFGQQGGGVPPLQPQGTGSFNGNLPQQPNGGFQGVPPPQQQPQLTGGLMPQATGGASTAVPIQQTGLSTQSTGFLPPSGFNPTQPLSAQKTGFGNNEIYTQSSFSQDFNGQNLDDILPEEKSLFYKIFQTYDTDKRGILDASKAVEIFRKSGLNRGDLEHIWALCDINNTGQLNKQEFALGMHLVYRKLNGFQLPNRLPLNLIPSSTKILDDVKNQIKSSVGTEDRRSSTKTDALSYKNNDDEDVLPSFRNRRKVFGANAPPATTNQDASAPAASASASAASQQAKPNVSDLKRAINERRQRLDTEKARLQTTTSDDDLRFISSLKSQIGELPSISVVNDSVPADLKERYETLLVKLPNLFVQIDEIDTQIRNAKLQLFKMKNPFSISGSGPNGEITDEDRKKAKSKALLKSRMNALTGKPSGPIGSFEEEEVKYNEEIKKINAGCNSNKEIIGDIKSSIADIAASLESGLSGGSIHANPGDFEVWEFGTRLEPEVRDFVYSLRTKTSQREQGNSSTVSAEANYSQQNYSQPAAQDVSRQTYGNLPQSTSNGYSQQPVDNNSTPVTSSNSQSYNFTDPSGNYRSQATVNSYSYSSNGNRSDNYNSGGSNQTSRQPSYAGGTSHNQPSSNEVVNGDDGEDEEEKQLRDKLEMLKLKKKSEKEKRLADLRRQIEEAKADGDEEAEVAALQNVANQRSTSSISISQDPAPSAASPALNQGRDGHPNVNSSHPSYGSAPAAHAGVNATRSSTVMSASPVSSVASPQPSGQGGRNAFFKQTPSTSSSFDLRAAETQRRLQRGLDDDESEGWSDDDNANAQTASPPKEPVPSAPYQQAPTPVAPAPVAPAPVAPAPVAPSNEEPKPMAPSLPQVKDDGPPVPVAPPLPQVQHQGPPVPVAPPLPQMQSESKPFFAGPPPLMPNEDENGGHGHGHGHEEEKHYADENDDDDDSLSIPESVGSDEDNFEMAHSAPSNIPPPPPLP
- the IST3 gene encoding U2 snRNP complex subunit IST3 (similar to uniprot|P40565 YIR005W Saccharomyces cerevisiae IST3 Component of the U2 snRNP required for the first catalytic step of splicing and for spliceosomal assembly) — protein: MNQIKAIERINEAELSQGILTHEQSWHYEYRNQAYIFIGGLHKELTEADVLTVFSQYGVPVDLKLVRDRENGESRGFAYLKYEDQRSTVLAVDNLNGAIVAGRRIRVDHALYEPRDDDWDYREAVREELDKDKVLVPGERQLPSREDDKNHRDQSQEDDELADPMGS
- a CDS encoding bifunctional 4-hydroxy-4-methyl-2-oxoglutarate aldolase/oxaloacetate decarboxylase (similar to uniprot|P40011 Saccharomyces cerevisiae YER010C Hypothetical ORF), whose translation is MLRTYNAPLVRIYWKILSRPARTGLDICKPVVDGYVQQGSVRTFIPSSRLNKMSDPRFDELTPCDVSDGLLNKYKIDNGGYLPNLTQWSGHSKGTIHGKAYTVLFAPANDTRPSVNYIDSVPQGAFLVIALTRDLQLPYAPYVKPTQAVYGGLMSTRAQYLKAAGTLVFGRIRDLKEHKSLEHPVFSYGVGSCAAKAAVKPIGINVPLEILTSNGEVEIIKPGDYMVGDANGIVKVPSEVELDSLVGYVRKSVEADELVTTDIKNGRPAKEAQKDRRATLKNYL
- the MNN1 gene encoding alpha-1,3-mannosyltransferase MNN1 (similar to uniprot|P40549 Saccharomyces cerevisiae YIL014W MNT3 Alpha-1 3-mannosyltransferase adds the fourth and fifth alpha-1 3-linked mannose residues to O-linked glycans during protein O-glycosylation); protein product: MIKRFLHPRSLRRYAFLIIFVLIVYSITTASSRSQFKLETGLGPNVSGRRRANALSAFSWIDNRRKHTLELVNGSKNSRSPFDLLPWGKEDNKVSEAEQNLLVKLEDAPLDMKCRYMIDAIYVAHKGWNNQQMTKYHSSEEANDMLASLLGERVRLFDHCFISGGLKVKDVMNMDSLVSEDKLGSPEDFIERMFPFLQQGNLVWPKMYDLRRGKELKMPAVAQDTYANFWNNWIKLSKGKGIAATFNPTELTLFHRQLRVLSKLNNTLPIQVVTSGFEFTRAQVDQLSQYARDTDQEVTLIDCSTILIKEFTQNNVEKFVNKWLAALFNTFEEVLLLDVDTVPFVDVEEFFKEPQYRATGMALFKDRAMMDEHTYGYCLETLAGLEPSHEENKLMGTKLLFESTQKELPQTEAASVYRRFFHDGVLHHVDSGLVPVNKVKNFGGLLFSFMINLDTKIQGCVHGDKEFFWLGQLYAGKNYAIYPQDAGVIGLIEDKPMEALTQTSYTICGSQLAHTFYSLTKEAHQLVWTNGGLSTCKVPHGAEMDFQRLPDYFMARYGDVETTKQVYAAPLHIQAMIIPDSEKSTWLQLRECGDSAFCASAVEDTADGRNSVSTLIQFTPEEQDFLDSISFAWNGRTFTDG
- the MET28 gene encoding Met28p (weakly similar to uniprot|P40573 Saccharomyces cerevisiae YIR017C MET28 Transcriptional activator in the Cbf1p-Met4p-Met28p complex participates in the regulation of sulfur metabolism), with amino-acid sequence MALIPMSEDTDAVNISQYLQDLISSNSELGSRLLSLLLVSSGNGKEIMDAINKGDLGSIRNLDLAVDLKMPNGGENRDIKTSNARQQLALISNGGKSQQQEQPSFQKSQGQAQEENGTDSSSDTLNNPKGEKRKKNTEASARFRIRKKQKEQERLNKLKELNIKITGLYKRIDVLLEENQHWKQKLEELNERKSREMLDRIRKRNANSPL
- a CDS encoding uncharacterized protein (some similarities with uniprot|Q08206 Saccharomyces cerevisiae YOL036W Protein of unknown function potential Cdc28p substrate), with product MSAKEHKSNNSAEGSPTVSNGCGSSNAHLQDIKEEDDGVKEDLLLPPLPCSIEKNESDPFDLSKALEIPCSVTSRDNNSVSGGNNVNNAHSVKENSEGNNISSGGSGVSLSSPRISLKKKFSNALLNTGESSPVPFPSESSFSEFDAGTLVRPVSEFRSQSSSNANSFQHILPTLNKAIDDGNADTSNSSSNNTTSSEAHLAQFFDIRKPSRKFSTSSSSNSSHSDTSVSEEFFQKIPSPKMSFKSRSRSRSNSNSNLISTSLSLEGGGTTPTTVMNTPNSSSNNIYGRDVEAKRTPLLRRASSAILRKNSRRNVVATGPGGVSIVGNGTSGNSASSTPILQQSAFFEMADPIQRTPPRDRIFSNSTDDTDYWPSERSILPDDDDSMNYVTKLGRTTSRNPSIGSKVKRGFSRIMSSGGSMRKAVSSTSLRSDYKFAQQQQQQQQHQHQQQQQQYPQQQYPQQQQQQQQQQQQQQQRQSFENIFNRGGSNIPRNSLAGVLDSGVNNINSSSSGNVTPISTSTIMSPKSNHWPRNSQGHPNQFNETPQPTMGLGMEWKSTGDSMPKEKTNYLSNSLHPSGSPDSMKSDITVDLDKLTKTVPVITVTDDLRTEGCTPIQIQSNISLDEVFTRNDAGARSGNFKNAHNNNSSSDEFTNTNISTEKPEMMSLTDYIRVLVKQQQVEDERLAIIEKNFKDSGWCSKDDLKNLRLKRVIISKKWAERISHYQSRLDS